One Acutalibacter muris DNA window includes the following coding sequences:
- a CDS encoding glycoside hydrolase family 10 protein: MRRKGFLKYLVVWLALAGSVGAVWLFGGEGKPSQPQMPMVRLDPTGEPEEMEVHAPVSSKAEELAGVWVPYMSLETKEHTREAFEANFKSIADSAKEKGLNALFVHVRPFSDALYPSKLYPWSHILTGTQGKDPGFDPLKFMVEYTHGLGLEFHAWINPLRVSTDKTPGELSGQIAELRESEPYYFMEWQGALYLDPAYPYVRTLIAKGAGEIAEKYPVDGIHFDDYFYPAGDESLDAEAYGLHVETVSEPLELQEWRTANISAMVSEVYSRVKAARPEVQFGISPQGNIENDLGMGAEVKAWCALPGYVDYICPQVYYSFENQGLNYTEALEDWQGLYKREGLKLYIGLALYKAGDSAQGEAWAGGDVISRQIEAARDLPCNGVVLYSSAFLETEQTAIEMKNAVETLAGVEEK, translated from the coding sequence ATGAGAAGAAAAGGATTTCTAAAATACCTTGTGGTCTGGCTGGCCCTGGCCGGGTCGGTGGGGGCGGTTTGGCTCTTCGGCGGAGAGGGGAAGCCTTCGCAGCCCCAGATGCCCATGGTCAGGCTGGACCCCACAGGGGAGCCGGAGGAAATGGAGGTGCACGCGCCGGTGAGCAGTAAAGCAGAGGAGCTTGCGGGGGTCTGGGTGCCGTATATGTCCCTTGAGACCAAGGAGCACACAAGAGAGGCCTTTGAAGCCAATTTTAAGAGCATAGCGGACAGTGCAAAAGAAAAGGGGCTCAATGCCCTGTTTGTCCATGTGCGGCCCTTTTCCGATGCGCTTTATCCCTCTAAGCTGTACCCCTGGTCCCATATCCTTACGGGAACCCAGGGAAAGGACCCGGGTTTCGACCCGCTAAAGTTTATGGTGGAGTACACCCACGGGCTGGGGCTGGAGTTCCACGCCTGGATAAACCCCCTGCGGGTGTCCACGGACAAGACCCCGGGGGAGCTTTCGGGACAGATAGCGGAGCTTCGGGAGAGCGAGCCCTATTACTTTATGGAGTGGCAGGGGGCCCTATACCTGGACCCGGCGTACCCCTATGTGCGCACGCTGATAGCCAAGGGGGCGGGGGAGATAGCGGAGAAGTACCCGGTGGACGGCATACACTTCGACGACTACTTTTACCCCGCCGGGGACGAGAGCCTGGACGCGGAGGCCTATGGGCTGCACGTGGAGACGGTGTCCGAGCCCCTGGAACTCCAGGAGTGGCGCACCGCCAATATCAGCGCCATGGTGTCAGAGGTGTACAGCAGGGTTAAGGCCGCCCGGCCGGAGGTTCAGTTTGGCATCTCTCCCCAGGGGAATATAGAAAATGACCTGGGCATGGGCGCGGAGGTGAAGGCCTGGTGCGCCCTGCCCGGGTACGTGGATTATATATGCCCACAGGTGTACTATAGCTTTGAGAACCAGGGCCTGAACTATACAGAGGCCCTGGAGGACTGGCAGGGGCTTTATAAGCGCGAAGGGCTGAAGCTTTACATCGGTCTGGCCCTCTATAAGGCCGGGGACAGCGCCCAGGGGGAGGCCTGGGCCGGGGGCGACGTGATAAGCCGACAGATAGAAGCGGCAAGGGATTTGCCTTGTAATGGGGTAGTGCTTTACAGCAGTGCCTTTCTGGAGACCGAGCAGACCGCCATCGAGATGAAGAACGCAGTGGAGACCCTGGCGGGGGTGGAGGAAAAATGA
- a CDS encoding YjjG family noncanonical pyrimidine nucleotidase has translation MRFLLFDADYTLLDFPEDMVRSFKIMYGSCFAAQRPYSEELLRHYEACNNRAWDRFERGECTKQELYISRFIEFLSKTGLSGDPEAINEKYFTAMAETGTAYPGAVELVKELSLTYDLYIITNGNVVSAIPRIRNSGLAPYFKEVFVSEAVGVGKPDKRYFDHVAASIPNFSRSEAVVIGDSPSSDLQGAVNAGLRSIWYDPPGAWTNERKAPQYTWRAESYDELREILSNV, from the coding sequence ATGCGCTTTCTTCTTTTCGACGCCGACTATACCCTTCTGGACTTTCCCGAGGATATGGTCCGCTCCTTTAAGATAATGTACGGCTCCTGCTTCGCAGCCCAGCGCCCCTACTCGGAGGAGCTTCTCAGGCACTATGAGGCCTGCAATAACCGGGCCTGGGACCGCTTCGAGCGGGGGGAGTGCACCAAGCAGGAGCTGTACATCTCCCGGTTCATAGAGTTTCTTTCAAAGACCGGGCTTTCCGGGGACCCGGAGGCTATAAACGAAAAATACTTCACAGCCATGGCCGAGACCGGCACGGCCTACCCCGGGGCGGTGGAGCTTGTAAAGGAACTCAGCCTTACCTATGATCTGTACATTATAACCAACGGCAATGTTGTCAGCGCGATCCCCCGGATAAGGAACTCCGGCCTTGCCCCCTATTTCAAGGAGGTTTTCGTCTCAGAGGCCGTGGGCGTGGGCAAGCCGGACAAGCGGTACTTCGACCATGTTGCCGCGAGTATACCGAATTTCTCCCGGTCGGAGGCCGTGGTCATAGGCGACTCCCCCAGCTCTGACCTCCAGGGGGCCGTCAACGCCGGGCTTCGGAGCATCTGGTACGATCCGCCCGGAGCCTGGACTAATGAGCGCAAAGCGCCCCAATACACTTGGCGGGCGGAGAGCTACGACGAGCTTCGGGAGATACTGAGCAATGTATAA